The sequence tcagaatactttattcatctgtATTCAGTATTCAGAATATTGTATTCAAAGGATGTCAACTTTATGCAAAATATGTAATTTTACTGAAAAATCTTGAATATTTTTAACTTGTTTCAAATCATGAATGAGATGTGTTATTTAGTTTTTGTTTCCTTAAGGCTTTTGACCGGAAATCAATGCTAATATATTCAGGAGACACAACTGCCCTCTTATCGGTATATCATGTCCCTGATAAGCACAACAATCAGCTCTTAAACTATGCAAGCTGTGAGACCCCTTGTGTTTGTGAGAATTGGGTTAGTATGCGAACTAAACAGAGTGGAATATGGGAATATGGGACGTACACACAAAGACAAAGGCCTTCCCAGATTCCAGCTCCTTGGTCAGGGTTGTATTCTAATCCCATTTTCCAAAATGCTTTTTCATGCAGAAGAGGTCGAACAAACAAGGCATTCTCACCAGCATAATTATCAACACTTTATTGCTCAAACACTTCGTACTGATGCATCAATGAATATCTGATTTAAGCAAGTGTAATCATGAATCCTGGCCTATGAAAAATCCTTTCAGAACACAAGTCCTTTTGGAAATAGTATCTCTGTTGGTCAAATACACTACGGAAATAGACAAATTATATTATGCACATGAGCTTTACCTGAGCCAATAGTCACTTCAATAAGCTTGCTATGGTATTGGCTGACTCAAAGTGTTTGGCTGCCCTCTACTGTATACCAAAGGAATAGTGCTGCTTTTCTTTTCCATCATACTCCACTGCATTCCTGacatctaaacttagcacaaaaaataaggaaacttgtgtttggtagattatttctttgttgtaacaatgcttcttggcaataaatcttatatcaggcacctgattgtcagcacctggggtaccagaagctcaaaacaaaagtcaatagcaacagcaaaataagatgtttggcattggcagagaagatctggcaaatgtttcatgggcacaacccacatactcagctctgctgctcatcccacaaatgcatgttccttacaaatgtggcaccatttaaaagggaaataaataggctttccaacggtataagatttattgccaagaagcattgttactacaaagaaataatctaccaaacacaaagttCCTAACTTTTAGTGCTAAGTATATTTCCCCTCAGTAAAAATAAGCCAATGCCAAAACAGTCTTATTCCCCCACAAAGAAAGCAAGGAGCAAAAGAATCTGAATAGTCTAAGACATACTGAAATATTACTCAGCCCTGAAGCTAATTCATAGGAACTTTTTCCAAGATGAGCATACTTCTAACCTTAAGAAACCAAACTGGACACGGCACTGTTGCTGACTTTGGTGGTGATGAGGATCAAGTCAGAGGCTCTTGGTTCTTTCAACTTGTATGATGGCATTTTAGACTGTCTCTCACTTGCCACTGAGTTTCAAGATGTTGCTGACCATGGCTCCAATCCCATCAAAGATCAGGTGCAGCTTGGTCTCACACATAAATGCTGGAGACGTCACAACCTTGTTCTTCTGGTCCACATGGGCCTCGTGATGCTCGACAGTTAATGGTCATTTACAGAATTAGTAATGCTGTTAGAGCTTTTCTTGCGCAATTTGATGACAAACGTCTTTGTCTTACACAAATTTGAATGCTTGCTGTACCACTTGCCCAATAAATAACATTACCTGTATACAGATATACCATTTGCAATTCAAAAATCCAATCCAACCAGCTAAATCAAGGTAGTCAGTTTAAGTTAAAGGACATGGTAACCGCCTTCACATAGTGTTTGGCTCCTACAGCCTTGATGGCTTGAGCGGTGCCGGCATAGGGCCACTTGCCCCCTTCTTCCTCCTCATGGCCCACTGTGACTTCTACACTGGGAAGACGTTTTGGCTGCTAGCACAGGAGAAATGCAGCATAACCTAATGAGAGAACAAGGGAGTTTGTTAGACAGTACATCTTATCAAGCTGACTTTCACCTGGAAACTGCAGACATAAGACAAAAATCTAAACAGTGCAAAAACATAGTGTATGGAATCATAACTTTAATTGATTTTAGCACCTCTGCTAGTGAATATGCAACAACAAGCCAAATCCTCATCACTGACAATCTCCCTTCCATCTCACTTACCCAATGGGATTCCCAGCTTTATGAAAGTCCTTTACAACACGCTCTACGTCTTTGTTCACTGTACAGTCTGGCCCATCCACAGCAAATGTCGACGTAAAAAGCAATCAACAAAATGCAATTAAATTTGTAAAGAAGGGCACCTGCTATGGAAATTACTCATTTGGCcactcagacacacaaacagtacAGCACAATGATTTAATAGGACCACAGCATTATACCTAATAGTGTATTTCACATAGCTGTATGTTTCATAAAAGGAACAAATGATGACAATGAAAAGTCAAAACACAATCTGCTCCACTTACAGATTTTTGGCAGCTCCAAAGCCCCCTGGGAAGATGATAGCATCGTGGTTGGTGACACTGAGTTTGGCCAAGTCTGTAATGTTGCCACGGGCAATACGCGCTGACTCTGATAACACATTCCTTGTAGGAAGAAAGGAAAACTTTCTGTTAATTTAGTGTACTAATGGATTACCTTTATGTCTTCTGTTACAGAATAACAGGGCCCAAATGGAAGAAGCTAATTCTGCAAGTCACTCAAACTCATAGAACATTTAGAGAAacaattttgcaaataaatacactactactactactttcggctgctcctgttaggggtcgccacagcggatcatccgtttccatttcttcctgtcttctgcatcttcctctgtcacaccagcatgtcctccctcaccacatccataaacctcctctttggccttcctctttactctttcctggcagctccatattcagcatccttctcccaatatacccaacatctctcctccacacatgtccaagccatctcaatcttgcctctctttctctccaaaccgtccaacttgagcggtccctctaatataatcattcctaatcctgtccttcttcgtcactcccagtgaaaatcttagcatccagTCAGCTTGCCCAGCTTGCCCAGGAGTCCAACATAGGACCATATGTATGCAAATCATAAACAGTCACTGGTGGTCCATtttcaaagaaagaaagaaagaaagaatattgAAATACTAACCACTGGTACCTAAGGTTTACATCTGATAATTTATTTAGGTTTAATTGCATTTGCAAATAAATACAATTAAACCTAACTAACTGATCAATGTAAACCTTAGGTACCAGTAGTTAGTATTTcaatattctttctttctttctttgaaaATGGACAACCAGTGACTATTCATGATTTTCATACATATGGCCCTAAGTTGGACTTCTGGGCAAGCTGACCCTTGCCATGCTCAATCACGTGCATCTGAGACACGTCAGGGGCAAACATCTTTACTTCGGCTCCATCTCAACTCAGGTGCACCAGGACcctagcacacacgcacacgca comes from Lampris incognitus isolate fLamInc1 chromosome 11, fLamInc1.hap2, whole genome shotgun sequence and encodes:
- the LOC130121176 gene encoding LOW QUALITY PROTEIN: glutamine amidotransferase-like class 1 domain-containing protein 3, mitochondrial (The sequence of the model RefSeq protein was modified relative to this genomic sequence to represent the inferred CDS: deleted 1 base in 1 codon), producing the protein MFAPDVSQMHVIEHGKGQLAQKKFSFLPTRNVLSESARIARGNITDLAKLSVTNHDAIIFPGGFGAAKNLSTFAVDGPDCTVNKDVERVVKDFHKAGNPIGLCCISPVLAAKTLPSVEVTVGHEEEEGGKWPYAGTAQAIKAVGAKHYVKAHHEAHVDQKNKVVTSPAFMCETKLHLIFDGIGAMVSNILKLSGK